A window from Fragaria vesca subsp. vesca linkage group LG5, FraVesHawaii_1.0, whole genome shotgun sequence encodes these proteins:
- the LOC101303614 gene encoding cadmium-induced protein AS8-like: protein MAGPKMIIKGVFRRYERWNPVHPTSGAFWGLGIGIGCGVGWGPGFGPEVIGYVGAGCGVGFSVGFTLLGVGIGLPANWLYTVPCDAVMAARSTALRLGRPPGLVFPKSMAGESWDKIAPCVTGLRREASGRLSSFKQHLVEGVESIDVKSQLSANTKTVCDGFTAFGERVFHFPRGSKH, encoded by the exons ATGGCAGGTCCTAAAATGATTATAAAAGGAGTGTTCAGGAGGTATGAAAGATGGAACCCAGTGCACCCAACCTCTGGGGCATTTTGGGGTTTGGGAATTGGCATTGGTTGTGGTGTTGGATGGGGTCCTGGTTTTGGTCCTGAAGTTATTGGCTATGTTGGAGCTGGCTGTGGTGTTGGCTTCAGTGTGGGTTTCACCCTGCTTGGTGTTGGTATTGGTCTTCCTGCAAATTGGCTCTACACTGTTCCTTGTGATG CTGTTATGGCAGCAAGAAGTACTGCATTGAGGCTTGGCAGACCTCCTGGTCTTGTTTTCCCCAAAAGTATGGCAGGAGAGAGTTGGGATAAAATAGCGCCATGTGTCACAGGCCTGCGAAGAGAAGCCAGTGGGAGATTGTCTAGCTTCAAGCAACATCTTGTGGAAGGGGTCGAGTCAATTGATGTGAAGAGTCAGCTGAGTGCCAATACTAAGACAGTTTGTGACGGTTTTACAGCGTTTGGTGAACGTGTCTTCCACTTTCCTAGAG GTTCCAAACATTGA